AGATTGCAGacttttttcattattttaatatcactataaaaaaacacaagaatttgaattttattttatggaGTTGTTATTTGGACCCCACATCTATTTGAACCCCctttaaaatacaaaaatatttttttacgcACATTCAAAGTGCGACCATAACGCACTTTAGAGGTGCGTTCATTATGcacttttaaaatcacttttaaagtgcgagcaaaaattgaaaatagatgTGCGGGGGTCCGAATAGATGTCGGAGAGTCCGAATAACAATAAAGGCACGAGCTCATAACTTGTTCTATTTGGAAACGTTTCCgcatatatatagtatagagaagaagaacaaaaaCTAGAAGAACAAAAAAGCTTCAGCCCAGTTGGCAAAAGCAAAGTTCACTCACTCAACATACATACATAAATTTGTCCAGGATATCAACAAACAGCTGCTAGAGGACTCATTGTTTTCTAGCAATGAAGGAATTTGAAAGTATTCATGATTTCTTTAAAGGAAAGACCATATTGGTTACAGGTGCAACGGGATTCCTAGGAAAAGGTTAATGTCTCATTCTTCTCTTAATTATCTCACAAGCATATCTTATGATTCAGTTCGAGAGGTTTTAATTCAATTATATATAATGTTGTTGTggtttatttattgtttatgaaGTTTTTGTGGAGAAGATATTGAGAGTTCAACCAAACATAAAAAAGTTATACATTCTTCTGAGAGCATCAAATCCTTATTTAGCTACCCAACGCTTGCACAATGAGGTATATATGTACCCATTTTCagcatttgtttttctttttacatgaatttgaaattaataatGCATATAATGTGTTTATGTACGCGTGTATGCATGTGCAGGTGATTAACTGATTATGAAGGACTTATTCAGGGTTCTACGAGATAAATTGGGTGCGGATTTTGATTCTTTTATATCAAAGAAAGTTGTTGCAGTTGCTGGTGATGTTTCTAGAGTGAATTTGGGACTTGATCAAGACAAAAATCTGAAAGATGAGGTGTTGGAAGAGTTAGATGTTATAGTACACACTGCTGCCGCTACCACTTTTGATGAGAGGTAACATATAAATGAACTAGTAAGCATAAAATTATATGGTGCTTGCTAGGGTACTTTAAGCCAGATTAAGGTGTAGTACTCAAAATGAGTTGGTTCAATAATAAAGATTTATGCACGGctttaaattttgatttttttttctatcgtAGTAATGCACTGTTCCATTCTTAGAGACGTGAGATTTGCGAGCTGTGTTTTGAGAGCTATGTTCATCCATCAACAATGATCATATTACGCGCATCTCTATCACCATCATTCGTTTTCACTACTcgttcatttttcattaaaaaatgaatttatgagataaagttaattgacaAATAAAGTAAAAACTACGAATGTAatatttaccttgaataacatgataataatctattgaATTACTTAATACGGGtaccacacaaaaaaaaaattcagggtacCACAAAATTTACGAAATTCCTAAGTGAATTGATATTAATTTAGTTAACATATACTTATAACACATAAAATTAGTTTAGATTTACCGTGGCTCAATATGATTATTAAAGACTAGTTAATTTGTGCAGATATGATATTGCAATGGGCACTAATACAATGGGAGCTTTCAATGTTGTTAACTTTGTTAAGAATTGTCATAAACTGAAGATTCTTCTCCATGTATCCACTGGTATATAATGATCTATCATTAATTCACACTTCTATTTATCGTTTTTCACTTCATTTACGTACTTATCATTTTTTATCTAGCTCTTTCTTCTATTTCAATCATAAATCACACGGTTCTTACTTTGTCTATACTCTATATAcataaatttcaattaattatcgtAAGATTCAATGCCTAAATATctcattattatttattttgtacaaATTCGTTTACTTTACTCCACTAATTCTAGgatttttgtgtgtgtgtaaTTAGCTTACGTGTGTGGGGAGAAAGGAGGGCTGATAGTTGAGGAACCCTTACATATTGGTCAGATGAAAAAAGGATCCTCAAATTTAGATATCTTCTTAGAAAAGCAGATGATTGAGGAAAAACTTAAGGAGCTCCGAGCACATAACGCGAATGAGGGAACAATTAAATCAGTGATGCAAAGTTTTGGACTTCTGAGGTAATTTGTGAATCTCACATTgtaatgtttattttatttcgATTTCAATGTAATGCATCTCTTAAAAATTTGGTTCTTATTACTATTTAAATGTTGACATTGTGAGATCT
This portion of the Lotus japonicus ecotype B-129 chromosome 3, LjGifu_v1.2 genome encodes:
- the LOC130748637 gene encoding fatty acyl-CoA reductase 3-like isoform X2; the encoded protein is MKDLFRVLRDKLGADFDSFISKKVVAVAGDVSRVNLGLDQDKNLKDEVLEELDVIVHTAAATTFDERYDIAMGTNTMGAFNVVNFVKNCHKLKILLHVSTAYVCGEKGGLIVEEPLHIGQMKKGSSNLDIFLEKQMIEEKLKELRAHNANEGTIKSVMQSFGLLRAKMHGWPNTYVFTKSMAEMLLVKMKDTLSLPLIIIRPTMILGTYSEPFPGWVEGVRTIDFVVAKYGNGTMTSFVGKPEIILDVW
- the LOC130748637 gene encoding fatty acyl-CoA reductase 3-like isoform X1; amino-acid sequence: MKDLFRVLRDKLGADFDSFISKKVVAVAGDVSRVNLGLDQDKNLKDEVLEELDVIVHTAAATTFDERYDIAMGTNTMGAFNVVNFVKNCHKLKILLHVSTAYVCGEKGGLIVEEPLHIGQMKKGSSNLDIFLEKQMIEEKLKELRAHNANEGTIKSVMQSFGLLRAKMHGWPNTYVFTKSMAEMLLVKMKDTLSLPLIIIRPTMILGTYSEPFPGWVEGVRTIDFVVAKYGNGTMTSFVGKPEIILDVVSSTHFCFAYFH